A stretch of Gemmatimonas aurantiaca T-27 DNA encodes these proteins:
- a CDS encoding YihY/virulence factor BrkB family protein, whose amino-acid sequence MRTSALTRIRQKAESWWDIARRVWQQSAEDNVPFLAGGLAFNILLALVPFVLLLIGGLSFLLGNQPAEAVDTVTSLVGRLLPNGSNAADALLRGVISDVLETRGAVTLYSAIGFAWFSTRLFGSLRSVLALTFDGSDRSIVAGKLFDLLATAVATLAVVVYVVFSAYLDLATTRGLTLLREVGLRESAMGGLAYLIGRALAVLLVFALFSALYRGLPRTRPPVRVAFVGGATAAVLFEIARHLFAIVVRNADPSSLYTGTIAAIVAVVFWTYYAAFLFLIGGEVAQAYDLRQRELTLLEEPPLHATVNRVASTTPAMTQKAQSSSTTKPKPRS is encoded by the coding sequence ATGCGGACCAGCGCGCTGACGAGAATCCGACAGAAGGCTGAGAGCTGGTGGGACATTGCCCGCCGCGTCTGGCAACAGAGCGCGGAGGACAATGTCCCATTCCTCGCGGGTGGGCTGGCATTCAATATCCTGCTCGCGCTGGTCCCGTTTGTCCTGCTGCTCATTGGCGGCCTCTCGTTTCTGCTGGGCAACCAGCCAGCCGAAGCGGTGGACACGGTCACGTCGTTGGTGGGGCGATTACTCCCCAACGGATCCAATGCGGCTGATGCGCTCCTGCGTGGTGTCATCAGCGATGTGCTCGAAACACGCGGCGCCGTCACGTTGTACTCCGCGATCGGCTTTGCGTGGTTCTCCACGCGCCTCTTCGGCTCGTTGCGCAGTGTGCTTGCGCTCACGTTCGACGGCTCCGATCGCAGCATTGTGGCCGGCAAGCTGTTCGACCTGCTGGCCACCGCCGTCGCCACGCTGGCCGTGGTGGTGTACGTCGTATTCAGCGCGTATCTCGATCTCGCCACGACGCGCGGGCTGACGCTGCTGCGGGAAGTGGGATTGCGGGAGTCGGCCATGGGCGGACTGGCCTACCTGATCGGTCGCGCCCTCGCGGTACTGCTGGTCTTCGCCCTGTTTTCCGCGCTGTACCGTGGACTGCCCCGAACCCGGCCGCCGGTGCGGGTGGCTTTCGTGGGCGGCGCGACGGCGGCCGTGTTGTTCGAAATCGCGCGACACCTGTTTGCGATCGTCGTGCGCAATGCCGACCCCAGTTCGCTGTATACCGGCACCATCGCTGCCATCGTGGCCGTCGTGTTCTGGACATACTATGCAGCGTTCCTGTTTCTCATTGGTGGCGAAGTGGCGCAAGCCTACGACCTGCGTCAGCGGGAGCTGACGTTGCTCGAAGAGCCGCCGTTGCACGCCACCGTGAACCGGGTTGCCAGCACGACGCCTGCGATGACGCAGAAAGCCCAGAGCAGCAGCACGACCAAGCCCAAACCCCGTTCCTGA
- a CDS encoding glucose-6-phosphate isomerase — translation MTLTLDFTNMMAGALPNGAGITEAQWREAAEAFRLAHRQVMGQQAQLGFLHLPTNEELLRASVAVAQDTRGRFDDVLLLGIGGSALGPIALRTALCAPQWNALTLEQRSGNPRLHVLDNVDPATIAATLARLDLSRTRVLVVSKSGGTVETMAQYLIVREALAQAVGEEQARAHLVFVTDPEVGSLRRIARAEGITTLDIPANVGGRFSVFSPVGVLPAAIMGIDVRALLGGAAHVTLLAEGEDVARNLPGAFAVLQWLSDTQHGRRIQVLMPYADPLRDLALWFVQLWAESLGKILPDGTSVGPTPLPALGATDQHSQVQLFMEGPQDKTVTFIAVRGRTDEGRIPARHADIPELGYLGGHTLGELIDIEQRATAGALAARGRFNATLHIDAIDAWHLGALMQTFELATAYAGALYGVDAFNQPGVELGKQFAYAMLGRAGSDAARTEWDALPKPDPRWRL, via the coding sequence ATGACACTGACGCTCGATTTCACCAACATGATGGCCGGCGCGCTGCCAAACGGGGCAGGGATCACGGAGGCGCAGTGGCGTGAGGCGGCGGAGGCGTTCCGGTTGGCGCACCGGCAGGTGATGGGCCAGCAGGCGCAGCTCGGATTTCTCCATCTGCCCACCAACGAAGAGTTGCTGCGAGCCAGCGTCGCCGTGGCGCAGGATACACGCGGCCGTTTCGACGATGTGCTGCTGCTGGGTATCGGCGGATCGGCACTCGGACCCATCGCGTTGCGTACCGCCTTGTGCGCGCCGCAGTGGAACGCGCTCACGCTGGAACAGCGTAGTGGCAATCCGCGCCTGCATGTGCTCGACAACGTGGATCCGGCCACCATCGCCGCCACACTCGCCCGTCTCGACTTGTCGCGCACCCGCGTGCTGGTGGTGTCGAAGTCCGGTGGCACGGTGGAGACGATGGCGCAGTATCTGATCGTGCGCGAGGCGCTGGCTCAGGCCGTGGGTGAGGAACAGGCGCGTGCGCATCTGGTGTTTGTCACCGACCCGGAAGTGGGTTCGCTGCGACGCATCGCGCGCGCGGAAGGCATCACCACACTGGATATCCCGGCCAATGTCGGTGGACGTTTCTCGGTATTCTCACCGGTGGGTGTGCTGCCGGCGGCCATCATGGGCATCGATGTGCGTGCCTTGCTGGGCGGTGCGGCGCATGTCACGCTGCTCGCCGAAGGGGAAGATGTCGCCCGCAACCTGCCGGGTGCCTTTGCCGTGCTACAGTGGCTGTCGGACACCCAACATGGTCGACGCATTCAGGTGCTGATGCCGTATGCCGACCCCCTGCGTGATCTGGCGCTGTGGTTCGTGCAGCTCTGGGCTGAGTCTCTGGGCAAGATCCTGCCTGACGGTACGTCGGTGGGGCCCACGCCGCTGCCGGCATTGGGTGCTACAGACCAGCACTCGCAGGTGCAGTTGTTCATGGAGGGGCCGCAGGACAAGACGGTGACCTTCATCGCGGTACGTGGGCGCACGGATGAGGGCCGCATTCCCGCCCGTCACGCCGATATCCCCGAACTCGGCTACCTCGGCGGACACACCCTCGGCGAGCTCATCGACATCGAGCAGCGGGCCACCGCTGGCGCGTTGGCAGCCCGGGGGCGCTTCAACGCCACGTTGCACATCGATGCCATCGATGCCTGGCACCTTGGCGCACTCATGCAGACCTTCGAGCTGGCGACCGCGTATGCCGGCGCCCTGTATGGCGTCGATGCGTTCAACCAGCCGGGCGTCGAGCTGGGCAAACAGTTCGCGTATGCGATGCTGGGGCGCGCCGGCAGTGATGCCGCCCGCACGGAATGGGACGCTTTGCCCAAGCCGGATCCACGCTGGCGGTTGTGA
- a CDS encoding class II fructose-bisphosphate aldolase gives MTDSTTSPASLFGGAVSVADGRVQVRDAAALQSAHLDALVQQAVFGATEGERDYARWLIWEIGQAVGVRAASIHDLYIARGEGKCAGFTVPAINVRALAYDTARSIFRTAKQMDAGAFLLEIARSEIAYTEQRPAEYVAVMLAAALREGFRGPVFIQGDHFQVNHKKYAVDPVTEVNAVKALVTEAVAAGFYNIDVDTSTLVDLSKPNLDEQQRLNYEVCVDITRFVRDAEPEGVTISIGGEIGEVGTENSTPAELEAFMDGFNRTLAAQAPGTAGLSKISVQSGTSHGGVVLADGSIADVALDLDTLGTLSKMARDRYQMAGAVQHGASTLPDGAFNNFPRVETAEIHLATNFQNIMYDHIPASLREEIYAWLDVNAKDERKEKDSNEQFYYKTRKKAIGPFKKKLWALPADVRQALGAAYDAKFTFLFTQLAIGGTRQYVEQFVNAPVLHRPLPDGASTIVAAPDDADLSD, from the coding sequence ATGACCGATTCGACGACATCCCCGGCTTCGCTGTTTGGCGGCGCCGTGAGCGTGGCCGATGGCCGCGTGCAGGTGCGAGACGCTGCGGCGCTGCAGAGCGCGCATCTCGACGCGCTGGTACAGCAGGCCGTCTTTGGCGCCACCGAAGGTGAGCGTGACTATGCGCGCTGGCTGATCTGGGAGATCGGACAGGCGGTGGGCGTGCGCGCCGCCTCCATCCACGATCTCTACATTGCGCGTGGCGAAGGCAAGTGTGCCGGATTCACGGTGCCGGCCATCAACGTGCGTGCACTGGCCTACGATACGGCCCGCTCCATCTTCCGCACGGCGAAGCAGATGGATGCCGGCGCGTTCCTGCTCGAGATCGCGCGGTCGGAGATTGCCTACACGGAACAGCGTCCCGCCGAATATGTGGCGGTGATGTTGGCCGCCGCCCTGCGGGAAGGTTTCCGTGGCCCGGTGTTCATCCAGGGCGATCACTTCCAGGTGAACCACAAGAAGTACGCCGTCGATCCGGTCACGGAAGTGAACGCGGTGAAGGCCCTCGTCACCGAGGCGGTTGCGGCGGGCTTCTACAACATCGACGTCGATACGTCGACCCTGGTGGATCTGTCGAAGCCCAACCTCGACGAACAGCAGCGCCTCAACTACGAAGTGTGCGTGGATATCACGCGCTTCGTGCGCGATGCGGAGCCGGAAGGCGTGACCATCTCGATCGGTGGTGAGATCGGTGAAGTGGGCACGGAGAACAGCACGCCGGCCGAGCTCGAAGCGTTCATGGACGGCTTCAACCGTACGCTGGCGGCGCAGGCGCCCGGCACGGCGGGATTGTCCAAGATCTCGGTGCAGTCGGGCACGTCGCACGGTGGTGTGGTGCTGGCCGACGGATCCATTGCCGACGTGGCGCTCGATCTCGATACGCTGGGCACGCTGTCCAAGATGGCACGTGATCGGTATCAGATGGCCGGTGCGGTGCAGCACGGTGCGTCCACGTTGCCGGATGGCGCGTTCAACAACTTCCCGCGTGTGGAAACGGCCGAGATTCATCTCGCGACGAACTTCCAGAACATCATGTACGATCACATTCCCGCGTCACTGCGTGAGGAGATCTACGCGTGGCTCGATGTGAACGCGAAGGATGAGCGGAAGGAAAAGGACAGCAACGAGCAGTTCTATTACAAGACGCGCAAGAAAGCGATCGGCCCCTTCAAGAAGAAGTTGTGGGCGTTGCCGGCCGATGTGCGTCAGGCGCTTGGTGCGGCCTATGATGCGAAGTTCACGTTCCTGTTCACGCAACTCGCCATCGGTGGCACGCGTCAGTATGTCGAGCAGTTCGTGAACGCACCGGTATTGCATCGCCCGCTGCCTGATGGCGCCTCGACGATCGTCGCGGCACCGGACGACGCGGATCTTTCGGACTGA
- a CDS encoding MBL fold metallo-hydrolase: MRLIFLGTGTSFGVPQIGCGCPVCRSEDPRDKRTRCGAVIEVDGVEGPVRLLIDTPPELRLQLVAAGVSSVDAVLYTHEHADHIHGIDDLRAITIRRTSPLPMYGEAHTLTTLAARFPYVVDPSMRPLPGTTRPEGTPIAVTPGVAFDVRGVTVLPFTVPHGRITVTAYRVGDIGYVTDAKTLPPDALAALTGVRVLVVNALLRHTHPSHLSIDEAITMARLVGAERTYFTHLTHDNFHAALAAELPAGIEPAYDGLVVDLPERSHS, from the coding sequence ATGCGTCTCATCTTCCTGGGGACCGGGACGAGCTTCGGCGTGCCGCAAATCGGTTGCGGTTGCCCCGTGTGCCGCTCCGAAGACCCGCGCGACAAGCGCACCCGGTGCGGCGCCGTCATCGAAGTGGATGGCGTAGAGGGCCCGGTGCGCCTGCTGATCGATACGCCGCCCGAGTTGCGTCTGCAGCTCGTGGCGGCGGGTGTGTCGTCGGTGGATGCGGTGCTGTATACGCACGAGCATGCAGACCACATCCACGGGATCGATGATCTGCGCGCCATCACCATCCGCCGCACGAGTCCACTGCCGATGTATGGCGAAGCGCACACGCTGACCACGCTGGCGGCGCGCTTTCCCTACGTGGTCGACCCCTCGATGCGCCCACTGCCCGGCACCACGCGGCCCGAGGGCACACCGATTGCCGTCACACCCGGTGTGGCGTTCGATGTGCGTGGCGTGACGGTGTTGCCGTTCACCGTGCCTCACGGCCGCATCACCGTGACCGCCTATCGCGTTGGTGACATTGGCTATGTCACCGATGCGAAGACGCTGCCACCGGACGCGCTGGCCGCACTGACCGGTGTGCGCGTGCTGGTGGTGAATGCACTGCTGCGCCACACTCACCCGTCGCACCTGTCCATCGACGAAGCCATCACGATGGCGCGCCTGGTGGGCGCCGAGCGCACGTACTTCACGCATCTCACGCACGACAATTTTCACGCAGCATTGGCGGCCGAGTTGCCGGCTGGCATCGAGCCGGCGTACGACGGCCTCGTGGTGGATCTCCCCGAACGATCGCACTCATGA
- a CDS encoding YtxH domain-containing protein — protein MARGYDDDRVVVIERDESSNGIGMLLLGLAVGAGAALLFAPASGQETRERISREARRAGRRVRDLTDEFGEKVADSVERARSSVDDRVTRARSAVQTRVDAVNEAVDAGREAAAQARVDLEQAVADTKRAYTDGRRAYNDRVRRHADDLTPNADQRADENPTEG, from the coding sequence ATGGCCCGTGGATACGACGACGATCGCGTAGTCGTCATCGAGCGTGACGAGAGCAGCAACGGCATTGGGATGTTGCTGCTCGGACTGGCAGTGGGTGCCGGTGCCGCGCTGCTGTTCGCTCCGGCGAGCGGTCAGGAGACGCGTGAACGGATTTCCCGCGAGGCCCGCCGCGCGGGTCGTCGTGTGCGCGACCTCACAGACGAATTCGGCGAAAAGGTTGCCGATTCGGTGGAGCGTGCCCGCTCATCGGTCGATGATCGGGTGACTCGTGCCCGTTCGGCGGTGCAAACGCGCGTCGATGCGGTGAACGAAGCGGTGGACGCCGGCCGTGAAGCCGCCGCGCAGGCTCGGGTGGATCTCGAGCAGGCGGTGGCGGACACCAAGCGTGCGTATACGGACGGCCGTCGCGCGTACAACGATCGGGTGCGGCGCCACGCCGATGACCTGACACCGAATGCGGACCAGCGCGCTGACGAGAATCCGACAGAAGGCTGA